CCTGccggaagcagccatcagaagatgggtagactgtggtcataaagggatggacatggtctgCAACAATACTCAGGAAGGCTGTGGTGAATAAACAATGTTCAGTTGCTACTAAGAAGTTGAAAGTGTGCCAAAACAATATTCCCCATACTGTAAGACCCTAATCCTGAACCTTTgttacaaggcaggatggagccgtgctttcatgttgtttttgccGAATTCCTTTcatccaaatgttgcagcagaaatcaagactcatcagcaTTTTTCAGTCTTGTATTGTTCAAATTTTGGTGAGTCTGTTTGTACTGTagcctgtttcctgttcttagctgacaggggTGGCATGCAGTCTGGTCTTCTGCTGCCAAGTTAGCCCCGCTttaagtggttatttgagttactgttgccttcctatcagctcaaagcagtctggtcaTTCTGTCTTGGATCAGTTATTTCAACTTGCAAACTGCCACTCACTGGACATCttctctctgtaaaccctagagatagCTATCTGGGAAAAACCCAGTAGATTAGCAGTTTGTGAAATGCCAACAACCCTCAACCATTCAAGgttacttaaatcacctttcatccccattcagtttgaacttcacgGGATCATCTTGAACATGTTTACGTGCTTAAATGCAATGAGTTGCTGCTATGTGACTGGTTATTTAATATTTGTGTTAACAAACAGTTTAACAGATATAACAAATGAAGTGCCAAATAAATTTCTTAAGTCCATAAAATTCACTGAACTCAAACAGAACTTTATTAGCATTTTAGTACTTTATTTAATCAAGGTACAACCTAGTACACCTCTACTAATAAAAGTCTATTTGTAGtgtgatttttaaataataCTTATTAGATTATAAAATGTCATCTTctcttttcttcatttcttttcagtctattttaaacaaacaatcaaacaaacaaaaaacgctCAACATGAGGCCCCTGAGTTTTGTATGAAAAGCTGGTATTCATCACTATATTCACAGTTTGGCAAATAGCTTCCTAAAGGATCTGGTGCAGGCTGACATGCTGTGAGATAAATATGAAGTGTGGAATATTAGCTCTCTTCAGTGGAGTCACTGTTAGATCCATTTGGCACAAAATAATCAGTAAACAAAAATTTGTGTCACTAAACACCATAAACACAAATACAGCCATGTGACCTGGTCGGGCTGGGGAGAGTCCCCACTATCTCCCACGAGTCCAGCTCAGGGTTATATTTCTCGATGCTTTGAAGGTAAGTCCCTTTGGAGTACGAGTATCCACCTGTTACGTAAATACAACCATTTATTACCACGGCCCCACACTCCATCCTCCTCTCCTTCATCACCGATATCGGTCTCCActcgtctctctctgtgtcgtAGCAGTCGGCAATCGTCGTCTGTCCACCCACCACATACAGCTTGTTGTTGAGAGACACAGAACACAGCCCGTACTCTGAAATGAGAGGAGTTCACCTTAGAAAACAGCATTTAATATACTCATGCTTCTGTTTGGTCTGCTTTAGCACGCATACCTGGATGGGGACTTATTGTAATGATGCTCCACTCGTTGACATCTGGTCTGTACACCTGTGTTTTTTCATAGGTGCAGCTTCCTCTGTAGCCATAATGACCTCCGGTTACATAGATTTTATCCCCCATTACACACGCAGTAGCATTTCCTACAccttcaaagaaaacagagatcaTAAGCATCACTTGAACACTCCAAACTGTCTATCACGTAAAAAAGATGATACCTTAAGTATGTGTTTTATCACTTCATTCATACAaagttatatatatacatatacatatatacatatatatatatatatatatatatatatatatatatatatatatatatatatatatatatatatatatatatatatatatatgcacagtGCAAAGGCACAGTTCACCCAAAATCAAAATTACATGTTTTTCCTCTGGCCTGTAGTGCCATTTATCCATCTGAATCTTTTTGGTGTGAGTTGTTCAGATTAGTAGATATCAGCTCTATCAGATTCTGGTTTTTCCTTAATAAAATGGAAATAACTGGCACTTGACATCTGGTTATCAAAGCACTGTTTGGAAAAACTCAGCAGCTTTCGCAGAAACTGTGGCCTAGTCGTTCAAAAATCTGCAAACCTTGTTTCAAGCAGTTTCAGTTATGAACTACTCAATTATTTGCTAAGCTATACCCCCACAGTTCATCTAACCATGCTGAAAAGCATGAGTTCGCAACAGTGTGACACTATCTAAACATTAATGGTGTCTCCTTCTGTtgagctgtaatgttagctGCCTGCTCGCTCCCTTTGGGTGGTGGATACAATTCTTAATGTGAACTCTGTCGGCTTGTTGTTCTGTGCAGAACATATAATAAATAGCTGCTACCGTAAATGGTATGAGTCACATAAATGATTGTCAATgatactgtttaaaaaaaacatataatgACATTTGATTTTAATGCTCATTCTTGAACTGAGAAACAACAAGTTCCATGTATGAACTGCTCAGGAGCTTTCAGTCAAAAAATCACATGATCTTCATCAGCAGATGGTATTATGACCATGTGTTTTAAACAACAGCTTTTCATCCTATAAGAAGCCCATAAAGAACTCATACAACTCCACTAAATGGACCTTGTGGTGAAACTGCTTCCTCTgccttcatttatttatatcctGCTCATCATTTCAGCCCTGGAGATAACACAATCCCAGTATTTCAGCATACCTTGGATCATTTTGGCCACAGGGAACCATTTCTTTTTTAACGGATCATAAAATTCGGTGTCTCGTTCTGGAGCTCCTCCCCGGTAGCCTCCGATGGCATAGATGCAGCCGTGCAACGCCACAGAGCAATGGTAGTACCTGGCTGTAATCATGGGGCAGCCCTCAGTCCATTCATCACAGTCACAGTTATAAATTGAAACAGTGTCCAGGGCCTCAACAGTGTTTGTCTTGTAGCCACCTGTCACATAGATATTTGCACCAAGTAAACTGACGCTGTAGCTCTCTCTTGCATGGTTGGGCATGTCCTTTCCTTGCACCCATGTGTTGCTGATAGGATCCCAGATGTGGACTTCACAAAGGGGGTGCCAATAGTACCCTCCAATGATATACATGTTGGCAGACATTTTTCTAGCCGCAGGTATCTCTTTTCCATTTGACCTTAAAGCCTGGATGATTATAGATTTCAATTTCCCATCATTCTTCTTTAAGTATTGTCTATACACGTCTAACGTGGTCTTAAAGTAAATCTCATCCAGATCCAGATGGATGGAATGTAGCATAATTGAAACGTGGTGTATGCGATTATCTAAGTCATGGTTTACCCATGTGGCGAGAGCATCTATCAACACTTCATCTTTCTGCACAGTGAGGCTCTGTACAGCCAAGACTTCTCTCATCTTCTCAGGGTGCAGCTCTAGAAACTCCTCCTGCTGAATGAGCTCCGGGAACCTGCTCAGCATCACTCTGCGTGCCTCCCTCTCCAGCCCAGGGCACAGGTGCAGCTCAGCGAAAGCGTGCATGCCCAGGCAGTTGTCCACATCCAGGAGGCGAATGAGAAACTCCTCACATGCTTGCTTCACAGGAACGAACTGCAGCAGGTCTGCAGCCTCCAGCAGGCTCTGTACGTTGCTCTCAGTGATGCACACCTGAGCAGTGTACACATAGTCCACCAGAGCACCCAGCACCCCGTAGTCTATGCCGCTCAGTTTGATGACGCTGTTTGATCTCTCCTTCATGTCAGCTGTGAACATGACTTTGAAATAGGAGCTGCGGGCTGACAGCAGCGCCTTGTGGCAGTGAAACACCTGTCCCGACTCGCCACACTGCAGAGCGACATCGGTAAACAGCCCGCTAATGTAGAAGTGCCTGAGCGCATCCAGGAGCTCTGCCGGATGGTCACCATCACAGAAGTCATATGTGTAGATTTCGGCTTGTTTATGTGACATGATATCTAGAaaagagagatggagaaagTATGTGTCTAATGtaagccaaacacacacacacacacacacacacacacacacacacacacacacagagggctgGCGAACATCAAAGCAATACCGAGGCGTCACATTCCCATTTATAATTAATTGCAGTGTGACTGGTCATAGAAGAGTCTTCGCATTTACGCTTTAATCCCTGTATCCAAGCAGACACACTGCTTGACTACCACTCACCCTATTTCCATGAATGACtcgagcttttttttttctgtctctccttcCACACTGTCCTCAAGCTCTCCCGTCTCCACCACACATGAGCCTCAATTTAGCTCACGCAGGACAGTCGCAGGCAGGCAGCTCGATCCTATTTTGGTATTTGTGCGCAGCGTCCAtaaccccctcctcctcctctcttctcctctgcTCTGTAGTCTCAAACAGCGGGTCCTTGACAAAACTCCTTCAGAGGAATCACCCAACCCCACCGTTTTCTCTCAGAGTCTAAATATaacctccatccatccacaGTCTCGTGACGCGCTCACGAACGGCACATTTTCTGTGCACCCAGCAGGCGCAAACAGAATACAAATAGTATACAAATGAGCGTCGCTTTTTACTAGGGCGCAAGAAGGAGAAAGGGAAGACGACGACGAAGAAGAAGTCATTGCACTGGTCCATTCATGTGTTCACCATTCTTGGCGTTGCCATGGTATTCTGAACCCAATTCGAGTGCGGTAAAGGCTTTAGCTAATCCTAACGAGGATTAACAGCACAGGGCTGCAGAGACGGAATATGTGTTAATCTCAGCAAATCATATATAATGAAACAATATTACTGCATTAGAACTAGTAATAACAGAGCCTttgtaaaacctttttttaaaagacagatTGTTTTTTGTGCCCCATAACAAGCCGCCTGGGTTTATAAAGCAACAGAGAGGCAGGTCACTGCTGTTACCTGAGAGTTTAATGCTTAATGCTGAATTAAAAGGGACAGCGGTGCAGACTGGACTCAATGCATAACTTAATGGCTAAGTGACAGAGATTTGACTGGCAACTGTTTTGCATAAATGTTCATAAAAAAGTTACCTTCCGTGAGACAtgctgattcttttctttttagtccAATGAAGGATTTTATTCATGAATTTATTCTATCGTTTAACTGTTGTTAAAATGAGCACTGCGACGGTCCCACTCAGTATTTTCTGAACGTTTAACTTATAAATCAAACGACTGATGTTGATAAAACAGCCAACTGAGGTAAAATATCGAATTAAACTTTCAAAATGAATCGCACTTTGTCTCTTGTTACAACATCATAACCGGTTTTATGTAACACAGAAGTCTGTGTGAACGggtgaaatgttttaattttatattaaCGTGCAAAAAAACTTGAGCTAACTTCTTTATAGTTTGCTTCCAATGAGCCAGACGTGTAATTTTGTTTCAGGTGGTCTTAGGGGATAGCTCTCTGGGCTTTCTGAAGGCCCTTTgcacattggctgctttttcacttattttcagtccagcTCTTGTACCTCACCATTTTCATagagattttctgttttgttttgttttgttaagcaCTTTAACATTGAtatatgaatcattcaagcataaaaagccACCTCaatcaagggatgaaccagtgttgtgtatacacataacagacaacttagcaaagaaccaattatAAATTGTATCCTTAGCCACTTTATCGTACAAACACCTAATTTGTtcctttagttgaatctatgaaaaattccatcacagtttgacaggcattgCAACAACAGCATGATTTCTAAAGAGCtattagacaaaaaaaatggCATATGGCAGCATGCCATTCACTGTGTCCTTAATAAAAATTAAGAAACTGGACAAGCAAAGGACAAACAAAAGCTTGCAGgcctaaaaaaaatcaaactctgTGTTCAGCAGACGAACAGTATCTAAAAGTCACGTTCTTAAGaaagaagggggggaaaaacagcaaagacctgacacaggacctgagagatgcttTAGGTCCTAAAGTTTATCCATCTGCTGGTGACATTAGAAATCGTCTcaaggtggctgtcaagaagtcgttcttaaggaagggaaatgaGGAAGAAAAGCCTGAGGTATGCAAAATTACACAACAACTTTACTGAAAATTAGTGACAACAGGTCGTTAAAGAGTGAACAATCCAAATGTGAAATGCTTGTTTCAAATCCATCATCCAATATATGGATGCAGAAGGACTGTTGTATCTGACATTTACCACAAGCCATAGCGCTTTGCTGTGGATTAAACAGATTGCTGTGTAGGCTGGACTAACTGCATGACTGATTAGGCAGCGGACACAGATTGAATTAAGTTTTTCATGCAACGATTCCACAGATTCCATTATTtaatctctttatttatttattgttgaaaAATATACTACTGTGGCATCCACTGTGGTTTTCTGGGAGGATGGAGTAAAATATATCTTTGCTTAAGGATTCAGAGAACTGAGCATATGCACTGCATGTGGTAGGACTCATATTTTCTGAAGGTCTACAGAAAGTAAATGCCTATTTCTGGCTACTCTGTTTTGAGACAATGAGCTGAAATGTATTCTTATTTAGAAGTGGAAAGTAGTGAGATGAGATGATCTAAAGTGAGTGAGATTTCCATGATGCCACAGGAACAGATTTACATATGAAAAAAAGTTGTGTTGTTGCTTGCTTGCTACAACCTACAAAGCAGCTTTCTGCCACTAGCTCTGGGATGTGTTGTGCAGCCCTTTACTGTGTAATCTTACCAAAAATTAAtaacagtggggcaaaaaaccCCCCATAGAACCGACACAAATCACACATTGAACATTTTAATAGAGGAATTATTGAAAGGCTGTCGTACTGAACTCGAGCTGTGTAGTgaagtatttttaaaatattaaaatataaggCGTTCATATTAGAAAGTCTTCTTTAAGAGGATCAAACAAACTGAGCAGCGtacaacaaacatttttatttaatttctacTTCTACAAGTTAATAAAAACATCTAAACACTGGAATGTTATAAAATGCAGGTTTTAAACTGCAACTTCTGCACAAGTTGTTAGCTGTAAACACAAAGACCGGATCATTTATATTAGACGCTCCTGAAAATGTTACAGATCTCACATCCTGAATGCTATTCAGTGCCTCTGTAAGTGCTTTGCGCTGTCATTTAAAAGCTGAGCTGCGCTGCATCCTTCACCACGGAGTTCAAGGCACTGAGATCTCTCAAGAGAGAGGACACCCCCACACAATACCACAGATCCCCAGAGCGGTCTGCAGGAGCACTGAAAGACTCAATCTCCACTCCCTCTGTGGCCAACACTCCTAAACAAAGAACAAttgaagagagaaaataggtgtgaatggaaagaaaagaaacatggtGAAGGTTACAATTTAGTTCTCACAACTCAGGGCCAGCTTTCATCTAAAttcaaactcaaaaacaaatgTGCGTAAAGACGCAGTTgaggaaaaacaacaagaatGCATGCTTTGTTTTCAGACACACATTTTAACAGACAAGCAAACTATCTACCACCAACCTAAACTTTCCATTTAATTGTTCTGAAGTGAGAAACAATTTTGACTCTTTATATTGTGTTTAAGGTTATTGCCTTAGCCTCCAAAACTGATGGAACTAATGGAAGTCATAAATTAATTcgtaaaacactgaaaagaaaCTTTTCTCAGTTACTGATTGTGAATGTTGAATATACATTTGAATATACAATGAGGGAGAGTTTGTGCATTCTATCTATTGTCCAGAGGGTGGCGACTCTATTGCACTACTGGGTTGGACCTGCTTTTTCTCTCGCTTAATACTTTGTTGCATGGATTCAAACAGGTGCTGAAACAAACCAGTATTGATATGATAGAATTGCACAGTTGCTACAGATTTGTTGGCAGCACATCTGTGCTTCAACCATGTCCCAAACCTGCTCTGAGATTtgatgactgtggaggccatttgtgTACAGTGAAATCTTTTATATTCACAG
This window of the Maylandia zebra isolate NMK-2024a linkage group LG16, Mzebra_GT3a, whole genome shotgun sequence genome carries:
- the klhl23 gene encoding kelch-like protein 23 gives rise to the protein MSHKQAEIYTYDFCDGDHPAELLDALRHFYISGLFTDVALQCGESGQVFHCHKALLSARSSYFKVMFTADMKERSNSVIKLSGIDYGVLGALVDYVYTAQVCITESNVQSLLEAADLLQFVPVKQACEEFLIRLLDVDNCLGMHAFAELHLCPGLEREARRVMLSRFPELIQQEEFLELHPEKMREVLAVQSLTVQKDEVLIDALATWVNHDLDNRIHHVSIMLHSIHLDLDEIYFKTTLDVYRQYLKKNDGKLKSIIIQALRSNGKEIPAARKMSANMYIIGGYYWHPLCEVHIWDPISNTWVQGKDMPNHARESYSVSLLGANIYVTGGYKTNTVEALDTVSIYNCDCDEWTEGCPMITARYYHCSVALHGCIYAIGGYRGGAPERDTEFYDPLKKKWFPVAKMIQGVGNATACVMGDKIYVTGGHYGYRGSCTYEKTQVYRPDVNEWSIITISPHPEYGLCSVSLNNKLYVVGGQTTIADCYDTERDEWRPISVMKERRMECGAVVINGCIYVTGGYSYSKGTYLQSIEKYNPELDSWEIVGTLPSPTRSHGCICVYGV